In one window of Cyanobacteria bacterium GSL.Bin1 DNA:
- a CDS encoding DUF433 domain-containing protein, protein MTLTTPTEYKYILLDEHDRPYIKGTSMKVLELVTSIQAYGWSPEELHFQYPHLSMSQIYSALAYYWEHKEEIDADVK, encoded by the coding sequence ATGACTTTGACAACCCCCACCGAATACAAATATATCTTACTCGACGAGCATGATCGCCCTTATATTAAAGGAACATCCATGAAAGTCTTGGAGTTAGTCACGTCTATTCAGGCTTATGGTTGGAGTCCCGAAGAATTGCATTTCCAATATCCTCATTTGAGTATGAGCCAGATTTATTCTGCTTTAGCCTATTACTGGGAACACAAAGAAGAGATTGATGCTGATGTCAAGC
- a CDS encoding response regulator: MLKRTLEKNTKQYFYEVEWAATGQEGIDKAKEFFPDLILLDMDLPKKNGFRVIEELANEDYIKRIVPITGRFQEKHLQQLTSQQKIQEYIIKGKENNKRYVEVIFRNELSDTKGFNYEELDPKLAEFVSEKAQAIQIIFHRQLKDVVEIGNLLSEVKTKLEYGQFLRWLKTELDCSHSLARKFIRTAETFNQIDIENLDISPSAAYAIAQSNIPAPVKEELIGRARRGEKISPKLVKETRDRHEQQTNLKVIEAANDDPLEVRSETPSEQPATVINRPHPGEILRVTKSKRWLELGSHRIYCGAPDSKEFQKALPDPIVLLLYFPPSFTSELPAFSQQIQQYITFYTQYQDEVSGSEWREILNPTLTASMERLTQEKETIVFCYLPDPTLLIHSHLINCHTIIAEPRKEQREQLIKLWEQSKGNKLSR, encoded by the coding sequence ATGTTGAAGCGCACATTAGAAAAAAATACAAAACAATACTTTTATGAGGTAGAATGGGCAGCCACTGGACAGGAAGGAATTGATAAAGCAAAAGAATTTTTTCCCGATCTAATTTTGCTAGATATGGATCTCCCCAAAAAAAATGGGTTTCGGGTCATTGAAGAATTGGCAAATGAGGATTATATCAAGCGGATTGTTCCGATTACAGGGCGGTTTCAGGAAAAACATCTGCAACAATTAACCAGTCAACAAAAAATCCAAGAATACATTATTAAGGGCAAGGAAAATAACAAGCGCTATGTTGAAGTCATCTTTAGAAACGAGCTCTCGGATACCAAAGGTTTTAACTATGAAGAGTTAGACCCGAAATTAGCAGAATTTGTCAGTGAAAAAGCTCAAGCCATTCAAATTATTTTTCATCGCCAGCTTAAAGATGTTGTTGAAATTGGCAATCTTTTATCTGAAGTTAAAACCAAGCTTGAATATGGGCAATTTTTGCGTTGGCTAAAAACAGAACTCGATTGCAGCCACTCTCTAGCTCGTAAATTTATACGCACTGCTGAAACGTTTAATCAAATTGATATTGAAAATCTTGATATCTCTCCCAGTGCTGCTTATGCAATCGCGCAATCGAATATTCCCGCTCCTGTTAAAGAAGAATTAATTGGACGAGCTCGACGAGGCGAAAAAATTTCCCCGAAGTTGGTCAAAGAGACGCGCGATCGGCATGAACAACAAACGAATCTGAAAGTGATCGAAGCCGCGAATGACGACCCATTAGAAGTAAGATCCGAGACTCCCTCGGAGCAGCCAGCGACAGTGATTAATCGTCCCCATCCAGGAGAGATTCTTAGAGTGACTAAGTCTAAGCGGTGGCTAGAGCTGGGATCCCATCGCATCTATTGCGGAGCCCCTGATAGCAAAGAATTCCAAAAAGCCCTTCCCGATCCGATTGTTCTGCTTTTGTATTTTCCCCCTTCCTTTACATCTGAACTACCTGCTTTTTCTCAACAAATCCAGCAATACATTACGTTTTACACTCAGTATCAGGATGAAGTGAGTGGCTCAGAGTGGCGAGAAATTCTTAATCCTACCCTGACGGCTAGCATGGAACGGTTGACTCAGGAAAAGGAAACGATTGTTTTCTGTTATTTGCCTGATCCCACTCTTCTGATTCACAGCCATTTAATTAACTGTCATACCATTATCGCTGAACCGAGGAAAGAGCAGCGCGAACAGTTAATCAAATTATGGGAGCAGAGTAAAGGGAATAAGCTTTCGAGGTAG